Proteins from a single region of Desulfolutivibrio sulfoxidireducens:
- a CDS encoding efflux RND transporter periplasmic adaptor subunit translates to MTATSLRTCAMACCLALLSLVPLSGCGNESTAQENAGQAMPPPEVVAVTVTRGNLPLDMEYMGQTAGSREVEVRARVGGILLRRTYVEGTPVRQGELMFEIDPAPVQAALEQAQGRLAQAEARLNQARRDLARMETLYKGDVVSQKDRDDAQTSFETAAAEVDSAQASVKEARINLGYTKVEAPISGMTSKEARSEGSLIVASGESSLLTTISRLDPVYINFSVPGPEHMRLRKLREEGRVAFAQDGEFQARLLLADGSVFAHPGRINFTDTQVDPTTGVVKVRAEFPNPDNAILPGQFARVRLEGASLRDAMTVPQSAVLTTQQGTMVWVVDASGVVAPRPVVLGRATGNSYILEKGLDPGERIITEGIIKVRPGMTVTIRTAGGPDPAAPTTVASATDGGKAEAAQ, encoded by the coding sequence ATGACCGCCACATCCCTGCGCACCTGCGCCATGGCCTGTTGCCTCGCCCTGTTGTCCCTCGTTCCGCTCTCCGGCTGCGGCAACGAGAGCACCGCCCAGGAAAACGCCGGACAGGCCATGCCCCCGCCCGAGGTGGTGGCCGTGACCGTGACCCGGGGGAATCTGCCCCTGGACATGGAATACATGGGCCAGACCGCCGGCTCTCGGGAGGTGGAGGTCCGCGCCCGGGTGGGCGGCATCCTCCTGCGCCGGACCTATGTGGAAGGGACCCCGGTGCGCCAGGGGGAACTCATGTTCGAGATCGACCCAGCCCCGGTGCAGGCCGCCCTGGAGCAGGCCCAGGGCCGTCTGGCCCAGGCCGAGGCCAGGCTCAACCAGGCCAGGCGCGATCTGGCCCGCATGGAGACGCTCTACAAGGGCGACGTGGTCAGCCAGAAGGACCGCGACGACGCCCAGACCTCCTTCGAGACGGCCGCCGCCGAGGTGGACTCGGCCCAGGCGTCGGTCAAAGAGGCCCGCATCAACCTCGGCTACACCAAGGTGGAGGCCCCCATCTCGGGCATGACCAGCAAGGAGGCCCGGTCCGAGGGCAGTCTGATCGTGGCCTCGGGAGAAAGCAGCCTCTTGACCACCATCTCCCGTCTGGACCCGGTCTACATCAACTTCTCCGTACCCGGTCCCGAGCACATGCGGCTTCGCAAACTGCGCGAGGAGGGCCGGGTCGCCTTCGCCCAGGATGGGGAGTTCCAGGCCCGGCTTCTGCTCGCCGACGGATCCGTCTTCGCCCATCCCGGCCGCATCAACTTCACCGACACCCAGGTGGACCCGACCACGGGCGTGGTCAAGGTCCGGGCCGAGTTTCCGAATCCGGACAACGCGATCCTGCCCGGCCAGTTCGCCCGGGTGCGCCTGGAAGGCGCCTCGCTTCGCGACGCCATGACCGTGCCTCAGAGCGCGGTCTTGACCACCCAGCAGGGCACCATGGTCTGGGTGGTGGATGCCTCGGGCGTGGTCGCTCCCCGGCCGGTGGTCCTGGGACGGGCCACGGGCAACAGCTACATCCTGGAAAAGGGCCTCGATCCCGGCGAACGGATCATCACCGAGGGCATCATCAAGGTCCGCCCGGGCATGACCGTGACCATACGCACGGCCGGGGGACCCGACCCGGCCGCGCCGACGACGGTCGCCTCAGCCACGGATGGCGGCAAGGCGGAGGCCGCCCAATGA
- a CDS encoding SH3 domain-containing protein has protein sequence MPPSSRLSATLCLLACLAAFPALSPTRTALAADPMGAGRLVVADDGHDLRAAADAKAASLGALLRGELATVLARQGKWANVRTQDGRTGWVPGSVLRAEDAYLKDPANRDFVMCPSDAVRTFPVIPKGRQDIAALVLRDVPSLLGGDAQATLTDAAGKILWRGPTQGAGTDPLVFFCRDFGSYWPQAAGDLDGDGMIEVLAQDPQSDVSVSSFTMVRFSHDLVPGLLFSGRGLVEAPMGSGRFLWDDPDFPHQNVRWIMDVTAVAPDGALAVSVYEFGGRTGSELRTGQAKVRLEADGAYLTSWTRPMAKPAQ, from the coding sequence ATGCCGCCGTCATCGCGCCTGTCCGCCACCCTGTGCCTCCTGGCCTGCCTGGCCGCCTTCCCGGCCCTCTCCCCGACCCGGACGGCCCTGGCCGCCGACCCTATGGGGGCCGGCCGCCTCGTGGTGGCCGACGACGGCCACGACCTGCGGGCCGCCGCCGACGCCAAGGCCGCAAGCCTTGGCGCCCTCCTTCGGGGAGAGCTGGCGACCGTGCTGGCGCGACAGGGGAAATGGGCCAACGTGCGCACCCAGGACGGCCGCACGGGCTGGGTGCCGGGAAGCGTCCTGCGCGCCGAGGACGCCTATCTCAAGGACCCGGCCAACCGCGACTTCGTCATGTGCCCCTCGGACGCCGTCCGGACCTTCCCGGTGATCCCGAAGGGCCGCCAGGACATCGCGGCCCTGGTCCTGCGCGACGTGCCCTCGCTTTTAGGCGGCGACGCCCAGGCCACCCTGACCGACGCGGCCGGGAAGATCCTCTGGCGCGGCCCCACCCAGGGCGCCGGGACCGACCCCCTGGTCTTTTTCTGCCGGGACTTCGGCTCCTACTGGCCCCAGGCCGCCGGCGACCTGGACGGCGACGGCATGATCGAGGTCCTGGCCCAGGATCCCCAGTCCGACGTGTCCGTGAGTTCCTTCACCATGGTCCGGTTTTCCCACGATCTGGTCCCGGGGCTGCTTTTTTCCGGGCGCGGCCTGGTGGAGGCCCCCATGGGCTCGGGCCGGTTCCTGTGGGACGATCCGGACTTCCCCCACCAGAACGTGCGCTGGATCATGGACGTCACAGCCGTCGCACCCGACGGCGCCCTGGCCGTCTCGGTCTACGAGTTCGGCGGCAGGACCGGCTCCGAACTGCGCACGGGCCAGGCCAAGGTGCGCCTGGAGGCCGACGGGGCCTATCTGACGAGCTGGACCAGGCCCATGGCCAAGCCCGCCCAATAA
- a CDS encoding N-acyl homoserine lactonase family protein, producing MAAWKIHPIVMGTKRFDKGMMTYQHGYGTPYIIPIYCWYLEGGDKKVLVDTGEMMPVVTEDREKALGGKIYTFEQGLAKYGLTPEAIDVVIHTHLHNDHCENDAKCVNARFFVHEKELVHIHDPHPLDFRYLEDYILDVEENGQIEVVTGDREILPGIRVMHTPAHTEGGLTVFVDTDKGLAAITGFCTILENFYPPKEVRAMEMEVIPPGTHVNAYEAYDIVKKVRDAADIVLPLHEPSFATMETI from the coding sequence ATGGCCGCCTGGAAAATCCATCCCATCGTCATGGGCACCAAACGTTTCGACAAGGGCATGATGACCTACCAGCACGGCTACGGCACGCCGTACATCATCCCCATCTATTGCTGGTATCTGGAGGGCGGCGACAAAAAGGTCCTCGTGGACACCGGCGAGATGATGCCCGTGGTCACCGAGGATCGGGAAAAGGCGCTTGGAGGGAAAATATACACCTTCGAGCAGGGATTGGCCAAATACGGGCTTACCCCCGAGGCCATCGACGTGGTCATCCACACCCACCTGCACAACGACCACTGCGAAAACGACGCCAAATGCGTCAATGCCCGGTTCTTCGTCCACGAAAAGGAACTGGTCCACATCCACGACCCCCATCCCCTGGATTTCCGCTATCTCGAGGACTACATCCTGGATGTGGAGGAGAACGGCCAGATCGAGGTGGTCACCGGCGACCGGGAGATCCTGCCCGGCATCCGGGTCATGCACACCCCGGCCCACACCGAGGGAGGGCTTACCGTCTTCGTGGACACGGACAAGGGCTTGGCGGCCATCACCGGCTTTTGCACCATCCTGGAGAATTTCTATCCACCAAAGGAGGTGCGGGCCATGGAGATGGAGGTCATCCCCCCGGGCACCCACGTCAACGCCTACGAGGCCTACGATATCGTCAAAAAGGTCCGCGACGCGGCGGATATCGTCCTGCCGCTGCACGAACCCTCCTTCGCCACCATGGAAACCATCTGA
- a CDS encoding glutamine--tRNA ligase/YqeY domain fusion protein: MAAPDIEKKESAPSRDFIRTIIDEDNRTGKWGGRVHTRFPPEPNGYLHIGHAKSICLNFGIAKEFSGKCNLRFDDTNPSKEEVEYVDSIKEDVRWLGFSWDDRLFYASDYFEKLYQFAEHLITTGKAYVDDLSAEDIRAYRGTLTEPGKESPYRNRTPEENLDLFRRMRAGEFPDGARVLRAKIDMASPNIVLRDPTLYRIKHVHHHRTGEAWRIYPMYDYTHCISDALEGVTHSLCSLEFENNRPLYDWVLDNIPAPCHPQQIEFARLNLGYTVLSKRKLIQLVAEGHVSGWDDPRLPTLCGVRRRGYTPEALRDFCDRIGISKADNLVDMALLEHCLREDLNRRAKRVMAVLRPVKLVIENYPENSLEHIDFPYHPEDPAMGARPVPFTRELFVERDDFCEEAPKKWYRLAPGAEVRLRHAYYVTCTGFDKDPETGEITAIHCVHDPATKGGWSSDGRKVRGTLHWVSAAHALPAEVRLYDRLFTKECPAEGPQDFKTFLNPNSLEIVPTAMIEPSLASAKPGDVFQFERLGYFRMDRDSTPSKPVFNRSVALKDSWAKIAKK, translated from the coding sequence ATGGCCGCCCCAGATATCGAAAAGAAAGAATCCGCCCCCTCCCGGGACTTCATCCGGACCATCATCGACGAGGACAACCGTACTGGAAAATGGGGCGGCCGCGTCCACACCCGCTTCCCCCCCGAACCCAACGGCTACCTGCACATCGGACACGCCAAATCCATCTGCTTAAACTTCGGCATCGCCAAGGAATTCAGCGGCAAGTGCAACCTGCGCTTCGACGACACCAACCCCAGCAAGGAAGAGGTGGAATACGTCGATTCCATCAAGGAAGACGTGCGCTGGCTGGGCTTTTCCTGGGACGACCGGCTCTTCTATGCCTCGGACTACTTCGAAAAGCTCTACCAGTTCGCCGAGCACCTGATCACAACCGGCAAGGCCTACGTCGACGACCTCTCGGCCGAGGACATCCGCGCCTACCGGGGAACCCTCACCGAACCCGGCAAGGAAAGCCCCTACCGCAATCGCACCCCCGAGGAAAACCTCGACCTCTTCCGCCGTATGCGCGCCGGCGAATTCCCCGACGGCGCCCGGGTCCTGCGGGCCAAGATCGACATGGCCAGCCCCAATATCGTCCTGCGCGACCCCACCCTCTATCGCATCAAACACGTGCATCACCACCGCACCGGCGAGGCCTGGCGCATCTACCCGATGTACGACTACACCCACTGCATCTCCGACGCCCTGGAAGGCGTCACCCATTCCCTGTGCTCCCTCGAATTCGAGAACAACCGGCCCCTCTACGACTGGGTCCTGGACAACATCCCCGCCCCCTGCCACCCCCAGCAGATCGAGTTTGCCCGCCTGAACCTGGGCTATACCGTTTTAAGCAAGCGCAAGCTCATCCAGCTCGTCGCCGAGGGACACGTCTCGGGCTGGGACGACCCGCGCCTGCCCACCCTGTGCGGCGTGCGCCGCCGGGGCTACACGCCCGAGGCCCTGCGCGACTTCTGCGACCGCATCGGCATCTCCAAGGCCGACAACCTCGTGGATATGGCCCTTCTCGAACACTGCCTGCGCGAGGACTTGAACCGCCGCGCCAAACGGGTCATGGCCGTCCTGCGTCCCGTGAAACTCGTCATCGAGAACTACCCGGAAAACTCCCTCGAACACATCGACTTCCCCTACCACCCCGAGGACCCAGCCATGGGCGCCCGTCCCGTGCCCTTCACCCGCGAACTTTTCGTCGAACGCGACGACTTTTGCGAGGAAGCGCCGAAAAAATGGTACCGGCTGGCCCCCGGCGCCGAGGTGCGCCTGCGACACGCCTACTACGTGACCTGCACCGGCTTCGACAAAGACCCCGAAACCGGCGAGATAACCGCCATCCACTGCGTCCACGATCCGGCCACCAAGGGCGGCTGGTCCTCGGACGGCCGCAAGGTGCGCGGCACCCTGCACTGGGTCTCGGCCGCCCACGCCCTCCCGGCCGAGGTCCGGCTCTACGACCGCCTGTTCACCAAGGAATGCCCCGCCGAAGGCCCACAGGACTTCAAAACGTTCCTGAACCCCAATTCCCTGGAAATCGTGCCCACAGCCATGATCGAACCCAGCCTGGCCTCGGCCAAACCCGGCGACGTCTTCCAGTTCGAACGCCTGGGCTACTTCCGCATGGACCGCGACTCGACGCCCTCCAAGCCCGTCTTCAACCGCTCCGTGGCCCTCAAGGACTCCTGGGCCAAGATCGCCAAAAAATAA
- a CDS encoding EAL and GGDEF domain-containing protein produces the protein MTHTASDPTDPAFPAPSRGVSDTLFRNLFLGSPNAVVLRDALGKVLLANPAFERLFGYEARRIVGLDLAGLVQPEGLPANDPAEWIECRTREHRETVRGRRDGSLAHVTVVCIPATGKPSETGSTIAQDVFVIYRDIAIRKQTEELLRGAERKYRSIFENAVEGIFQTTPAGRYLDVNPSLARIYGFDAPRELIEHFKDIKNELYVDPGRRDDFVRIMDQSHEVWNFESRVRKKGGEIIWISENARAIFNEAGGIDHYEGTVVDITKRKRAEEALEAQRAFFRQLFENSPQAIVLIDEKRNVLDANKGFEELFGYRAEDIQGFGVRAFIVPEDLLTECENVRAAILAGNTVQKETSRRHRDGRLIPVSMIGFQVRSGDAAGGVVYIYQDISERKSFEEQITHQAFHDALTGLPNRSLFAERLERALARGKRRGEYQYAVLMIDLNKFKAVNDSLGHAAGDLLLVEIATRIRSCMRSVDTVARLGGDEFAVILEEFRAKREVINVAERIQESLRRPCLVCGGEVFPGASIGIVLRTKEYTSSEDILRDADIAMYRAKELSRSYMIFDRRMHKEILETISLEAELREALAHGDMVLHYQPIVNVDSRGLEGFEALVRWNHPTRGIVPPGKFIPLAEETGIILPLGRWVITEACRQLGHWQRTIPGAERLSVSVNVSCRQFGRDGLVEHVAQVLEETGLDPSLLKLEITESVLMRDTGHSIHELNRLKALGVRIAVDDFGTGYSSLAYLRQLPIDLLKIDRSFISGSDNPEDNIQIVRSIISLARNLGLTVIAEGVEREDQFARLQSVHCDKAQGYMFSRPVDVGAAERYIRDSLSRSSEVWPPDSSRS, from the coding sequence ATGACTCATACCGCATCCGATCCGACCGACCCGGCCTTCCCGGCCCCCTCGCGGGGCGTTTCCGACACCCTGTTCCGCAACCTGTTTCTGGGCTCGCCCAACGCCGTGGTCCTGCGCGACGCCCTGGGAAAGGTGCTCCTGGCCAACCCGGCCTTCGAGCGGCTTTTCGGGTACGAGGCGCGGCGGATAGTGGGCCTGGACCTGGCCGGCCTGGTCCAACCCGAGGGACTCCCGGCGAACGACCCGGCCGAATGGATCGAGTGCCGGACCCGGGAGCATCGCGAGACCGTGCGCGGACGGCGCGACGGATCCCTGGCCCACGTGACCGTGGTCTGCATCCCGGCCACGGGGAAACCTTCCGAGACGGGGTCGACCATCGCACAGGACGTGTTCGTCATCTACCGGGACATCGCCATCCGCAAGCAGACCGAGGAGCTTCTGCGCGGGGCCGAGCGCAAGTACCGTTCCATCTTCGAAAACGCCGTGGAGGGCATCTTCCAGACCACCCCGGCCGGGCGCTACCTGGACGTCAACCCCTCCCTGGCCCGCATCTACGGCTTCGACGCGCCCCGCGAACTCATCGAGCACTTCAAGGACATCAAAAACGAGCTGTACGTGGACCCGGGGCGGCGCGACGACTTTGTGCGCATCATGGACCAGAGCCACGAGGTCTGGAACTTCGAATCGCGGGTGCGCAAAAAGGGCGGCGAGATCATCTGGATCAGCGAGAACGCCCGGGCCATCTTCAACGAGGCGGGCGGCATCGACCACTACGAGGGCACGGTGGTGGACATCACCAAGCGCAAGCGGGCCGAGGAGGCCCTGGAGGCGCAACGGGCCTTTTTTCGCCAGCTTTTCGAGAACTCGCCCCAGGCCATCGTGCTCATCGACGAAAAGCGCAACGTCCTGGACGCCAACAAGGGCTTCGAGGAGCTTTTCGGGTACCGGGCCGAGGACATTCAGGGCTTCGGGGTGCGCGCGTTCATCGTGCCCGAGGATCTCCTGACCGAATGCGAGAACGTCCGGGCGGCCATCCTGGCCGGCAACACGGTGCAGAAGGAGACCTCCCGCCGCCACCGCGACGGCCGGCTGATCCCCGTGTCCATGATCGGGTTTCAGGTCAGAAGCGGGGACGCGGCCGGGGGCGTGGTCTACATCTACCAGGACATCTCCGAGCGCAAGTCCTTCGAGGAGCAGATCACCCATCAGGCCTTCCACGACGCCCTGACCGGACTGCCCAACCGCAGCCTGTTCGCCGAGCGCCTGGAGCGGGCCCTGGCCCGGGGCAAGCGCCGGGGCGAGTACCAGTATGCCGTGCTGATGATCGACCTCAACAAGTTCAAGGCGGTCAACGACAGCCTGGGACATGCCGCCGGCGACCTGCTGCTGGTGGAGATCGCCACGCGGATACGCTCCTGCATGCGTTCCGTGGACACCGTGGCCCGTCTGGGCGGGGACGAATTCGCGGTGATCCTGGAGGAATTCCGGGCCAAGCGCGAGGTCATCAATGTGGCCGAGCGCATCCAGGAGTCCTTGCGCCGTCCGTGCCTGGTGTGCGGCGGCGAGGTCTTTCCCGGGGCCAGCATCGGCATCGTGTTGCGCACCAAGGAATACACGTCCTCCGAGGACATCCTGCGCGACGCGGACATCGCCATGTACCGGGCCAAGGAGCTTAGCCGCTCGTACATGATCTTCGACCGCAGGATGCACAAGGAGATTCTGGAGACCATAAGCCTTGAGGCCGAGTTGCGCGAGGCCCTGGCCCACGGCGACATGGTCCTGCACTACCAGCCCATCGTCAACGTGGACAGCCGGGGGCTTGAGGGCTTCGAGGCCCTGGTGCGCTGGAACCATCCCACCCGGGGCATCGTGCCGCCGGGCAAGTTCATCCCCCTGGCCGAGGAAACCGGCATCATCCTGCCGCTTGGCCGGTGGGTCATCACCGAGGCCTGCCGCCAGCTCGGCCACTGGCAGCGGACCATCCCCGGGGCCGAGCGCCTAAGCGTCAGCGTCAACGTCTCCTGCCGCCAGTTCGGGCGCGACGGGCTGGTGGAGCATGTGGCCCAGGTATTGGAGGAGACGGGCCTCGATCCGTCGCTGCTCAAGCTCGAAATCACCGAATCCGTGCTCATGCGGGACACCGGGCACTCCATACACGAGCTCAATCGCCTCAAGGCCCTGGGCGTGCGCATCGCCGTGGACGACTTCGGCACGGGCTATTCTTCCCTCGCCTACCTGCGCCAACTGCCTATCGATCTCTTGAAGATCGACCGGTCCTTCATCAGCGGCTCGGACAATCCCGAGGACAATATCCAGATCGTCAGGTCCATCATCTCCCTGGCCCGCAACCTGGGCCTTACGGTCATCGCCGAGGGCGTGGAGCGCGAGGACCAGTTCGCCCGACTGCAAAGCGTGCACTGCGACAAGGCCCAGGGCTACATGTTCTCCCGGCCCGTGGATGTCGGCGCGGCCGAGCGGTATATCCGCGACAGCCTGAGCCGGTCGTCCGAGGTCTGGCCCCCGGATTCGTCGCGTTCCTGA